A region of Etheostoma cragini isolate CJK2018 chromosome 24, CSU_Ecrag_1.0, whole genome shotgun sequence DNA encodes the following proteins:
- the LOC117939263 gene encoding cysteine/serine-rich nuclear protein 3-like isoform X2 translates to MMSGILKRKLEEGPPPYLSLQGSDEDVSCSDSGNSSDSLNHPVPSGLLDTTLQQQSKRLRGRNVHFESVTVYYFNRRQGFTSVPTQGGSTLGMSPRHSGVKHFSLREFAMEQKRSHRNMLRDHLKEEKLNAIKHKLTKNGTVSSVEADTLTLDDISEDDLDVDNTEVDDYFFLQPLTTRRRRALLRTSGVRRIDVEEKHELRTLRVSREECGCRCRGICDPETCACSLAGIKCQVDRMSFPCGCTKDGCSNSMGRLEFNPVRVRTHFLHTIMKLELEKSREEQQQQQQQPEPQLVTNGNGYHGDSSLVQQQQQPPNLQFPLISGTSHIPIPILHLQNTGDTDSHLHEEEEEEEEEDEEDEDDEAYEEEEDGSSVCSGLSDCSTHSLDTMDPDEEEEEEEDEEEEEEDDDEDDGDEEDDEEEEDWGCSLHGTSPPPYSVPLPSVLSYSNNTLMSLGNPFHNNTPSMQRYQTDSSVNDTHAFLSENVHVTQTLPTVETALESEIKPELHRQSTSGLFPDPAETPALQTRTQVDTHESNTAPVGAAAKQPLPTDHQNNPERRDSQTEASAGSTAQTKGEVMELIKELPGPQKHGDANQITHTSCTEST, encoded by the exons ATGATGAGTGGGATCCTGAAGAGGAAGCTGGAGGAGGGCCCGCCCCCTTACCTGTCACTCCAGGGTTCTGATGAAGACGTGTCCTGCAGTGACAGCGGCAACAGCAGCGATAGTCTCAACCATCCTGTTCCCTCTGGGCTGCTGGACA CCACTCTCCAGCAGCAATCGAAGCGACTGCGGGGCCGCAACGTTCACTTTGAGAGCGTGACGGTGTACTACTTCAACCGTCGGCAGGGCTTCACCAGTGTGCCTACACAGGGCGGCAGCACCTTGGGGATGTCACCACGTCACAGCGGGGTGAAGCACTTCAGCCTCAGGGAGTTTGCCATGGAGCAGAAACGGAGCCACCGGAACATGCTGAGGGATCACCTCAAAGAGGAGAAACTCAATGCCATCAAGCACAAA CTGACTAAGAATGGCACTGTGTCATCCGTGGAGGCGGATACCCTGACGCTTGATGATATCTCCGAAGACGACCTGGATGTGGACAACACGGAGGTGGATGATTACTTCTTCCTCCAGCCTCTGACTACCAGGAGGCGCCGGGCCCTTCTCCGTACCTCAGGGGTTCGACGCATTGACGTAGAGGAGAAACACGAGCTGCGTACCCTCCGCGTGTCCCGAGAAGAGTGTGGGTGCCGCTGCCGGGGGATATGCGATCCGGAGACCTGTGCTTGCAGCCTGGCCGGCATTAAGTGCCAG GTGGACCGCATGTCTTTCCCTTGTGGCTGCACCAAAGACGGCTGCAGCAACAGCATGGGACGCCTGGAGTTCAACCCGGTCCGGGTACGCACCCACTTTCTGCACACCATCATGAAGCTGGAACTAGAGAAGAGCCgcgaggagcagcagcagcagcagcagcagccggagCCGCAGCTTGTAACCAATGGCAACGGTTACCATGGCGACTCCTCCTtggtccagcagcagcagcagccgccgAATCTGCAGTTCCCATTGATAAGTGGCACGTCACACATTCCCATTCCCATCCTGCACCTCCAAAACACAGGCGACACCGATTCACATCTacatgaagaggaggaagaagaggaagaagaagacgaagaggatgaggatgatgaagcatatgaggaagaggaggatggcaGCAGTGTTTGCAGCGGGCTGTCGGACTGCAGCACACACAGCTTAGACACAATGGACcctgatgaagaagaagaagaagaagaagatgaagaagaagaagaagaagacgatgATGAAGACGATGgggatgaagaagatgatgaagaggaggaagattgGGGTTGCTCGTTGCATGGAACGAGTCCTCCGCCCTACTCGGTTCCACTTCCCTCTGTGCTGAGTTACTCTAACAACACACTCATGAGCCTTGGCAACCCCTTCCACAACAACACTCCCTCCATGCAGCGTTATCAAACAGACAGCTCTGTGAATGACACCCATGCTTTCCTCAGTGAAAATGTCCATGTCACCCAGACACTCCCCACAGTAGAGACTGCATTAGAGTCAGAAATAAAACCAGAACTCCACCGCCAAAGCACTTCTGGCCTTTTCCCAGACCCCGCAGAGACCCCGGCACTCCAAACTCGCACACAGGTAGACACCCATGAGAGCAACACTGCCCCCGTGGGTGCAGCTGCCAAACAGCCGCTCCCCACAGACCACCAGAACAATCCAGAACGCCGTGACTCACAGACTGAGGCTTCGGCTGGGTCTACGGCGCAGACAAAGGGGGAAGTAATGGAGCTGATAAAGGAGCTGCCAGGACCGCAAAAGCACGGAGACGCCAATCAAATCACACACACGTCATGCACAGAGAGTACCTGA
- the LOC117939263 gene encoding cysteine/serine-rich nuclear protein 3-like isoform X1 → MMSGILKRKLEEGPPPYLSLQGSDEDVSCSDSGNSSDSLNHPVPSGLLDTTLQQQSKRLRGRNVHFESVTVYYFNRRQGFTSVPTQGGSTLGMSPRHSGVKHFSLREFAMEQKRSHRNMLRDHLKEEKLNAIKHKLTKNGTVSSVEADTLTLDDISEDDLDVDNTEVDDYFFLQPLTTRRRRALLRTSGVRRIDVEEKHELRTLRVSREECGCRCRGICDPETCACSLAGIKCQVNGTVVDRMSFPCGCTKDGCSNSMGRLEFNPVRVRTHFLHTIMKLELEKSREEQQQQQQQPEPQLVTNGNGYHGDSSLVQQQQQPPNLQFPLISGTSHIPIPILHLQNTGDTDSHLHEEEEEEEEEDEEDEDDEAYEEEEDGSSVCSGLSDCSTHSLDTMDPDEEEEEEEDEEEEEEDDDEDDGDEEDDEEEEDWGCSLHGTSPPPYSVPLPSVLSYSNNTLMSLGNPFHNNTPSMQRYQTDSSVNDTHAFLSENVHVTQTLPTVETALESEIKPELHRQSTSGLFPDPAETPALQTRTQVDTHESNTAPVGAAAKQPLPTDHQNNPERRDSQTEASAGSTAQTKGEVMELIKELPGPQKHGDANQITHTSCTEST, encoded by the exons ATGATGAGTGGGATCCTGAAGAGGAAGCTGGAGGAGGGCCCGCCCCCTTACCTGTCACTCCAGGGTTCTGATGAAGACGTGTCCTGCAGTGACAGCGGCAACAGCAGCGATAGTCTCAACCATCCTGTTCCCTCTGGGCTGCTGGACA CCACTCTCCAGCAGCAATCGAAGCGACTGCGGGGCCGCAACGTTCACTTTGAGAGCGTGACGGTGTACTACTTCAACCGTCGGCAGGGCTTCACCAGTGTGCCTACACAGGGCGGCAGCACCTTGGGGATGTCACCACGTCACAGCGGGGTGAAGCACTTCAGCCTCAGGGAGTTTGCCATGGAGCAGAAACGGAGCCACCGGAACATGCTGAGGGATCACCTCAAAGAGGAGAAACTCAATGCCATCAAGCACAAA CTGACTAAGAATGGCACTGTGTCATCCGTGGAGGCGGATACCCTGACGCTTGATGATATCTCCGAAGACGACCTGGATGTGGACAACACGGAGGTGGATGATTACTTCTTCCTCCAGCCTCTGACTACCAGGAGGCGCCGGGCCCTTCTCCGTACCTCAGGGGTTCGACGCATTGACGTAGAGGAGAAACACGAGCTGCGTACCCTCCGCGTGTCCCGAGAAGAGTGTGGGTGCCGCTGCCGGGGGATATGCGATCCGGAGACCTGTGCTTGCAGCCTGGCCGGCATTAAGTGCCAGGTAAATGGAACTGTG GTGGACCGCATGTCTTTCCCTTGTGGCTGCACCAAAGACGGCTGCAGCAACAGCATGGGACGCCTGGAGTTCAACCCGGTCCGGGTACGCACCCACTTTCTGCACACCATCATGAAGCTGGAACTAGAGAAGAGCCgcgaggagcagcagcagcagcagcagcagccggagCCGCAGCTTGTAACCAATGGCAACGGTTACCATGGCGACTCCTCCTtggtccagcagcagcagcagccgccgAATCTGCAGTTCCCATTGATAAGTGGCACGTCACACATTCCCATTCCCATCCTGCACCTCCAAAACACAGGCGACACCGATTCACATCTacatgaagaggaggaagaagaggaagaagaagacgaagaggatgaggatgatgaagcatatgaggaagaggaggatggcaGCAGTGTTTGCAGCGGGCTGTCGGACTGCAGCACACACAGCTTAGACACAATGGACcctgatgaagaagaagaagaagaagaagatgaagaagaagaagaagaagacgatgATGAAGACGATGgggatgaagaagatgatgaagaggaggaagattgGGGTTGCTCGTTGCATGGAACGAGTCCTCCGCCCTACTCGGTTCCACTTCCCTCTGTGCTGAGTTACTCTAACAACACACTCATGAGCCTTGGCAACCCCTTCCACAACAACACTCCCTCCATGCAGCGTTATCAAACAGACAGCTCTGTGAATGACACCCATGCTTTCCTCAGTGAAAATGTCCATGTCACCCAGACACTCCCCACAGTAGAGACTGCATTAGAGTCAGAAATAAAACCAGAACTCCACCGCCAAAGCACTTCTGGCCTTTTCCCAGACCCCGCAGAGACCCCGGCACTCCAAACTCGCACACAGGTAGACACCCATGAGAGCAACACTGCCCCCGTGGGTGCAGCTGCCAAACAGCCGCTCCCCACAGACCACCAGAACAATCCAGAACGCCGTGACTCACAGACTGAGGCTTCGGCTGGGTCTACGGCGCAGACAAAGGGGGAAGTAATGGAGCTGATAAAGGAGCTGCCAGGACCGCAAAAGCACGGAGACGCCAATCAAATCACACACACGTCATGCACAGAGAGTACCTGA